The sequence CATGGTGTTCCATACGCTACCCTCCTGCAACTGGGTCAAACCCATCTGCAACTGGCAGGGGCCCTCCTCAAGGGCGGTATTTACAATCAGCTGGTTGATGGTGCGCAGATTACTCTCGGCCTTGCTGCCCAGAGGCTTCTCCTTGGTACCAACAATCACAGCCTTCAGGCTCTGTACCTTACCGTTCTTACGACCATCGAGTGTAACCCACTGTGTTTTATAGTGCTTGTGGGCTGTAGCCGAGTTAAGATAGAACTTAGCTGGATTGCTGGCATCCTTTGAACGGAAGATAACCTCCTTGTTGCAGTCGATATCGTTCCCCTTCTTATCCTTACCCAGCCAGCCGCGACCTACGTAAAGGGCCTCGCTATAGCCAAGCGGGTACTCCTGACCATCGACGATAACCACGCCAGGACCACCAGTATTGATGATACCCAGCTCGCGGTTGCGCATAAAATAATCGGCACGCAGCTGGGGATGGGTCTCAAGCTTCAGATTCTTGTTAACAGGCATAGCGCCTCCGTAGATAAAACGATCGTAGTACGAATAAGTGAGGTTAATCTCATCGGGCGCCATCACCTTCTCCATCACAAAACGGTCGCGCAGGGTCTGCGTGTCGTAATGCTTCACGTCGGCGGGGTGACAAGCCGTCTGGAACGTCATGTTCTGCTGGCCAAAGGCCGTCATCAGATTTCCCATAAGCATCAAAGTAAAAATAGATTTCTTCATATTGTTATTAATTAATAATTTTGCAACGGACTACAGGACTTCATGATTCTTTTTTTCGTCCTCAATAATTCGCTTGCGGTTGAACCACATCATAGCGGCAGTAAAGACAGTAAGCACGCCCAGGCCTACCCACTGCAGGTTGTTAACGCACTTGTAGATAGTCCAGCCAAACAGGCTCGAAGCAAAGTCGAGCGCACCAGCCTCGAAGCCCTCAGGAATCTTGGCAGCGTTATCGCCCGTCTGCTCAAACACGGTGTGGGCGGCCTGCGTAAAGGCGGGCGCCATATCGGTTACAAACCACAGACCGATGGCCAGAGCCACCAGTCCAACGATAAAGGTCTTAACCACGTTACCCTTGGTGTAAGGCAGCACCATCACAAACACATAGAACATACCAGCCAACGAGGCCAGAGGCAGGAACTGGTTGCCTGGCAGGATAACAGCCAAGCCCAGGGTTACAGGTATCAACAGCAGCGATACTACCAGCGTGGTGGGATGACCGATGACCAATGCTGGCGACATGCCGATATATACCTTCTTACCATTGAACTTCTTCTTAACCACCTCCTGAGTTTTCTCTGAGATAGGCATTAAGCCATCGATAAACAGCTTGGTAATACGTGGGATGAGCTCCATCACAGCACCCATGGTAACACCCAGGAACAGGATTTTCTTAATATCCAACTGAGCCAAAGCACCAATCAGCGCACCTACGATAACACCCAACACCAAGGGCTCGCCCAGTACACCAAACTTCTTTTTCAATCCCTCGGCATCGATGTCCAGCTTTGAGAAACCAGGAATCATATCCAAGCCCTTATTAACGAGCATGGCAAACGGAGTGAAACTCTGCACAAAAGGCTGCGGGATAGAGATGCCCTCCATACCCTCGTAATAGCCCTGGAACTTAGGCGCTGTAAGGTCGGCCATTACCAGCGTGTTGATGTAGCATACGATAGCGGCGAAATAGCCCCATGCCAGACTCTGATCCATCACGAAATAGGCTACGGCACCAATAAAGGCAAAGTGCCAGTAGTTCCACAGGTCGATATTAACGGTGCGGGTGGTTTTGGTGATGAGCATGAGGAAGTTTACACCCAGACAGATGGGGATGATGAGTGCGCCTACAGCCGTGTTGTAAGCCACAGCAGCTGCTGCCGGCCAACCCATATCGAACACGCCGAGCTGGAGGTTGTACAAACGCGAAATCTCAGAAAGCGGATCGCCAAAATTGTTAGTTAGCAGGGCCGTTACAATGCCCAGACCAACAAATCCTACACCTACGTAAAGTCCTGATTTCAAGGACTTTCCGAATTTCAATCCAATACAAAGTCCAATAATAGTAAACAGTATGGGCATCATGACTGATGCACCAAGACTGATAATGTAACTGAATACTTGTTCCATTGTTTTTAGTCGATTTTTGGTGCAAAGATACACATTTTTGCCGAACAACACGAGAAAGCGAACGTTTTTTTTACTCAAACGTTAACGTAAGTCGTCGTGCAGGTCAACCCATGCCTCTTCGTCGGGTATCACAATCACAAATCGTGAGCCGTTGGTATAGGTGGCATCCAGCTTCAGCTCGCCTCCAATCAGGCGCACCAACTGGCGGCATACTGGCAAGCCCAAGCCTAAGCCCTCGCTAAAGATATCACCCTTCTCGAACGTATCGAAAAGATTCTTGCGAACACTCTCACTAATACCAGGACCTGTATCCTCGACAAAGAACATCACCTTGAGTCCATCGGTCTTTACCGACAGCTTTACATGGCCCTCGGTAGTAAACTTCTTGGCGTTAAACAGCAACTCGTTCAAGGCCTTGGTAAGATAGTCGCGATTGGTTTTAACCGTACGTGTATCATCCACCTGCACATCGGTAGTTAAATCGATGGTATGCGGCGGGCGCGAGGCATAGATATCGGCCACATGCTGAATAAGCTCCTTAATGCAAACACGCTCATGGGTATCCACCTTTACATCCTTACCGGCATTCGAGGCAACAATAAGCATACCCACCATACGACTGATGAGGATGGCGTTGGTTTGCATGGTTTCTGTAATATTGCCGAGATCCTCCTGAGGGATACTCTCGTAATCGTCGCGCAGCACCTGGGTAAAGCCGTTGATAATGTTGAGCGGCGTACGTATCTGGTGGGTTATATCCTGCAAGAACTCGTTCTTCTTCTCGTCGGCCTTATGCGCCTGTTCGTTGGCCTCGGCCAAATCCTGGTTCATCCGCTCGGCATCCAGGTTGGTTTGCTTCAGGTTCAGGATATGACTACTCAGGGCCTGTTGCATCTCAGCAAAATTATTCTGCAGGCGACCTATCACATCCTTACGCCTACTGAAGCTGATGGCCTCGTGGAAGTGGCCGTCGGTAATGTAGCTGATTTGATGCGTCAGGTCGTTAAGCGGCTGCACCATCATCGACACCACATTGAGGCAGAATACCAGAATGAGCAGCAAACCAAACGTAAGCACAGGTATCAGAATGTAGAGCAGTTTGTTGTAGCTCACAAAGACATCGCTCTCGTAACATATCAGCGCCATGCTCCATGGGGCTTTGGTGAGCGACTGATAGAGCACCACGCAAGGCTCGCCATTCACCTTTACGTTGAGCATACCCTTCTTGCCGGCTATCATCTGGTGACCAAGTGAAATCAGATCCTGCTGCTTGGTGGGGTCGGCATCGTTGAAGATGGTACGACTCTTAAGCTTCGTGGTATCGGGATGCACAATATACTGGCCATTGGCACCCAGCAACATGACATACGATTTAGGATACGGCTTATACGACGATATCACCTCCGACAGCCAGTCGATGGCCAAGTCGGTTGAGATGACACTCATCAGACGCTTGTGGCGATCGTACATCGGCACGCAGTACGACACAATCATATCGTTGAAATCGGTCGACTCTACACCCTGCAAATCCTCGGCATAAGCCTCAACCCAGCAGGGTTTGCCTAAGGTGGCGGCTGTGCGATACCAAGGTTTGTCGAAATAGTTGTAAGGCTTCTCAATATTAGCCACTACCGTATCGGCATTTTCTGGATTATAGGCATAAACAGAGAAATAGCGGCCACGATCGGGGAAGAAATCGGGCGCCATAACCACCGAACAACCATCAAAGTTTGGATTCTGCCCTACTACCAATCGGATGTAATTAAGCAGCGAGTCGGGGCGTATGTCGTCGCCCAGATGCCATACGGCAGTACGGGTGGCAGTCTCCACCTCGTTCATCAGCTCGTTTACACGCTCGGTACAGTTCTCGAGCTCAAGGTTGGCGTGCTCCATAGCCTGCTGCTTTACCAGCTGGCGCGAATAGAGGAACAGGGTGCCGATAGAGAATGTGAACACCACTACCAGGAACAAGAGGATGCCCAAACTGAGTTTGAGCGACAGCTTGCGTTTGATGCGATTCAATAATATACTCATGCCTCTCCCTCCTCTTCTTGATTTTTAGTTGCAACTTCGAGCAGTTTGTCCAGCAACTGAGTAACAGTAAACGTATGGGCATCAACCTGATTAGCCAGCTCTACAATCTGCTCGTGCGGCATCTCATGATGATGCTGGCGCACCTCGGTTACCAGTCGCGATATCTCGTTAACTGGTTCATCCATCTGGTCGGTCATATTCTGCAGGAAGGCCATCTTCACCCTATCAGCCTCGGTCTTATGCTTCTGAGCCTCGGTAAGCAGCCAGTTCTGCTCAACCAGCATCAGATTCTTGTGGTCGATCTCGTCGAGGTGCTGCCTGATGGATTGCTGCATGGTAATAAAGCTGTTGGCCAGAACACCCACCTCGTCCTGGCGGTTACTGGTCTTGATAGGCACATCGTAATGACCGCTCTTAATCAAACAGGCCGACTTCTCGAGAGCGCGCAACGGGTGCAGCTCACGATGGATAAATACTGAGCAGAACACCACGATAGCAATCAGAGCCAGCAGCACTACTGCAAACATCAGCGGAATCATCGTGTTGTAGTTACCCATAATCTCGTCCTCGGGGCATGCCACCGTAATCTCCCATTTAGTTTTCTCGAAAGGCTTATAAGCTAAAACACGGGGCGTACCGTTCAGGCTGAGCTGCTCGGTACCACTCTGACCGTTCATCATCTTATAGGCTGTTAAGCTGTACTTCTCCTCAGGATACTGCTCCATCAGCGTAAACATGGCGCGTGGGCGCAACAACGAGGTATCGGGATGGATGACAAAAGCTCCCGTATGGGTCATGAGCGAACCTGTTACATAAGGTAACGGGCGCTGCTCGTAAATGATTTTCGTCAACCAATAGATAGAGATATCTACACCATACACACCTACTACCTTACCATCCCTGTGTATAGGCATGGCGTAGGTGATAATAGGCTCATCGTCGGTTCGGTAATCCTCGCGGGGCTCTGTCCACATATTCTTATCGTGGGTCATTGGCTCCTCGTACCACTGCTGGTGCAGATACGAGTCGTGGGCAAACAGCTCGCTCCTGACTACCTTTCCCTTCCATCGGTGATAGTAAATCATATAATCCTTTTCGCCACGATCGGGGAATGTGCCAGGCACAAAGGCGGTGGCAATACCTATAATCGTGGGTTCGTTGGCCAGTATCTGCTGGGTGTACTTCCCAATCTCGAGCGTGTCGGTCATGTTCTGCTCTACCCACCAATGCGTCTGACGGGTTATCACCTCAATCTCGTGCAACTTCTGCCCCACCGCTATCTCAAACTGATCAAGTATATCCTCGGCCTTACCCAGCGATTCGTCGTGAACCGCCTGGCGGGCATAATAGAACATCAAGGAGAAAGTGGCGGCAAACAATATTGACACGAACAATACCACCCACAAACTGAGCTTTGCAGATAGTGATTTTATGATGGTATATAGAAAGTTCGGTTTCATTGTTCCAAAATTAATAGAAGATTGTTTGGGTACAAAGATACAAAAAAAATTAATACAACCAAACTTTTTACCATATTTTTACAAAAAAAGATCGGAAGCCCGCATCACTGCGAGCTCCCGACAAGGACTCTAATAATAAGCCCCGCAATACAAATTGCAGGGCTCAAACATCATATTTATAAGGGATTATGCCAGAAAGAACTTGCGGAACTCGCTCTCGAAGTTAGGCGTCAGGAATCCGCGGCCCATCGCCAAACGTATCTCCTGGATGCTCCAGAACCGTCCACCATCAAGCTCTGAGGCCGAAGGGGTAACAGGACCATCGTAAACGGTGCGATGTACATATACCAATTCGCGCTCGCGTGCACTCTCAAATACGTACATTCCTACCCGCTCGGGCTTAAAGTCGGTAATACCAAGTTCCTCGCGCACCTCGCGCACCAAGGCCTGCTCTGGGGTCTCGCCATAATCTATATGACCGCCCACGCTGGTATCCCACTTGCCTGGCTGAATATCCTTCCATTCAGGGCGGCGCTGCAGATACACCTCGCCCTTACTGTTAAACACATGCAGATGCACCACAGGATGCAAAAGACGAGAGCCACTATGGCACTCGCCTCGTGTGGCTGAGCCGATAACGCTGCCGTCGTCGGCCACCACAGGGAATAGTTCCTCACTATTATCGCTCATCACCACTTATTATTTGTTGCGATAAAAAACAAATGGTGTGTCCTTGCTAAGATATGAGGTAAGCTTATCGTCCATATAGATGGCACCCTCGATAATCTCCATCGAAAACTCCTTAGTGCTGGTGTTATAGATACCGCTTGAATAGGTGTTGGTAGAATAGAAAGCCACCTGTACCTTGTGCTCGCCATCGTTGAGCTTAACAGTATATTTTGGAGCCTTGGGGTTAATGAGCCAGTAGATAGGCGAAATCTTCATAAAGCCAATGTAGCAATCGATGTCCTGATCGGGACAAGCCTGAAGGGCAGCACGCAACTCCTTACCCTGAGTACTTACGCTATCGATATTGTGAGCCAGCAAACGGGCGGGAAAATCGTGAATGGTCATGGTGCTATCGGTAGAGATAGTCCAGCTGATGTCTACTGAATCTACATTGTTCACATCCTTCTGGGTGGGAGCCGAATAATACACCTTACCAAGATGAGTGCCACGAACGGCGTTTAAACAGGTAGCAATCTCGCCTTGAGTAAGGTTCTTAACCTCACTGCTATCATCACCAATACACGATGTTAAACAAACAGCTGCCATGCAGCATGCAACAGAGAAAATTTTTAATGCTTTCATTTTTTTACTTATTGTTTTTGTTTTGTGATTTGAATTGTACACACTCTAAATGCACTACAACCCAAAATCTTGCATCACTAACCGTTAATAATATTTAATTCGTCGCTTTTTTAGGTTTCGACCCTGCAAAGGTATATTGTTTTTGCGAAAAACACGAAACTTTAATCAGAATATCAACAAAAAAATGTAATTTTGCACCATGATATTCTATTTTACAGGCACAGGAAACACCAAATGGGTGGCCAAGCAGATTAGCGAGGCCATCGGTGAAGAGTTATTCTACATCCCCGACTTGATACGTAAGGGACAGAACCAGTTTGAGTTAAAGCAGAACGAAACCATCGGCTTCTGCTTCCCCACCCATGGCTGGCAACCACCCAAAATCGTGCGCGAGTTTATCAAAAAATTAATTATCAATTATCAATTGTCCGCTCCAGCTCCGCTGGCTTGCAAGGCAAGAACTGTCAACTGTTACTGCTGGGCGCTCACCACCTGTGGCGACAACATAGGCGAAACGATGACGATACTGAACAAGGATTTAGCCACTATCGGCTTGCAGGCCACCACGCAGTTTGCCGTTGTGATGCCCGAAAGCTATGTGTGCCTGCCGTTTATGTACACGGATACTGAGGAGAAAGAGCACGCCAAGATAAACCAGGCACGAAAGATGCTGCCACATATCATATCGGTTATACGCGAACGCACGACGGGTGTTGAGGAGTTAGTAAAAGGCGGCACTCCCCGACTCTACTCGTACGTGATTGGTGCTTACTTTAATGCCCGCATGGTAAACGACAAGAAGTTTACGGTTGATGAGGATGTGTGTATCAAATGTGGCAAATGCATAAAAGTGTGCCCTGTAGATAATATACAAGGAACACCGCCCGAGTGGATTCACAACGGACGGTGTACCTCTTGTTTAGCCTGTTATCATTATTGCCCCGTGCATGCCATCAACTTTGGCAAGATTACACGTAAGCGCGATCAGTACTACTTTAATAAACGCGGGGACCAAAAATCTTAGTGCCCACACGTATCATGGTTGAGCCTGTCTGCAGGGCGATGGGATAATCATCGCTCATACCCCACGAACGCTCACAAAACGCATCGTCGTCGGCAAAATACTGAGCCTTCACCTCGTCGAAGAAATCGCGAGCAGTCTGCATCTCCTGGCGAATCTGCGCTTCGTCATTCACAAACGATGCCATCATCATCAAGCCACAAATCTGCACATGCTGCATCTCGCGCCACTCGCCAGCTGCCAACAGCTCACGACAGGCATCGAGTGTAAGACCGTACTTGGTAGCCTCCTCGGCAATATGCAGCTCAAGCAGCACCTTGATACGGCGACCACACTTTTCGGCCTGCTTGTTAATCTCGCGCAACAACTTGAGCGAGTCAACAGCCTCGATCATCGTTACATAAGGTGCAATGTACTTTACCTTGTTGGTTTGCAAATGGCCGATAAAGTGCCATTCGATATCCTGAGGCAGCGACTGATGCTTCTGGCGCAACTCCTGTTCGTGACTCTCGCCAAACACACGCTGACCCTCCTCGTAGGCTGCCTCGATATACTCGTTAGGGTGATATTTAGAGATAGCCACAAGGCGAACACCTTGTGGCAATGTATCGAGCACCTCGTGCAGATGGGATTTAACGTCGTAATCCATCATCGTATCGTTTGCGTTTCTTACTGCTGCTCGTATTCGGGCTTATCGTTCTTTTTGCCGTACTCGTAAACGTCCATCAACGTTGTCTCGGCTACCGACGAAACCACATAATCAATCATGGTACCGCCCATCACCTCGTCGATATTCTTCATGGCACCGTTCATCGAACCAGCCTGAACCAGGTAGTTAACGGTTGAACGCTTCTCCTTCTCAGTCTTCTCATCGATAGTGATGAACTGGAGCTTAGCCTTGTACCACTTATCGGCAATGTTATCATCGGTAAAGAATACCTCTTTGTAAGCTGCTTTCTTTATATCGGCCACCTCGAACTCGCCGCTGATATACGACGACATCTCCTCGGTGACGCGAGTCTCGGCCTCGCTGAAACTCAGGGCGTCGACTACATAATTTTCGTTTACTTTCCTCTGCAAGCCGTCCTCGGTTACCTTCTCATAACGGATCTTGCATTCAAACCACGTTGCTGTTCTACTTCTCATTTCTTTTCTGTTTTATTCTTTTTTATTCCCATATAATCTTTGTCCAGCGCCTCCATTTTCTTGGTGGTAAGCTGGTCGATAATCTCACTGGCAATGCGCTGCGAGCGCTCGTTACCCAGGCTGCTTTGCTTGGCAAGATCCTGTTCGGCCTTGGCCAACTCCTGAGTCATACTACGGCTGCGCGCCATAAAATCCTTTTCCGAAAGGTTCATCTGCTTGTTGTTATAAACCTTCGATAGGATGCGGTCGGCCTCTTTGGTAAACTGCTTGCGGAATATCTGCTCGGCCTTGGCCTGATACTCCTTCATCTCCTTCTCGTCGATAGTGAGCGAATCCTTCATACGCATCTGCCTGGCCACGATATTGGCGATGGTAGCCGAATCGGCATCGGCACCCAAGCCGTAAAGCAGGTTCTCCTCGTCGAGCATATCATCGGGGATAGGCTCCTCAACGGCCTTTACGTATTCTACGTCCTCGGGCTGGGGCAACATATAGAAATAGCTACCCACAATGGCCAGCGCAATAGCAACTGCAGCAAAACCCACCAAGGCTGTGCGGCGCATCTGCTTGCGACTGATGAGCGCATGGTAGAAATCGTGAACCGACTGATAACGGCGGTCGGGGTCCTCGGCTGTGGCCTTAGTGATAATCTGGCGCCACTCGAAAGGCAGACCGGCTGAGTGATACAGCCACACCACAAACTTGGCCATCGAGTACACATCGGCACGGGCATCAATCTCGCCACCAGCCAACACCTCGGGCGCTACGTAATCCTCAAGTCCGTCGTACAGTATCTCCTGATCCAACTTAGCATAGAACGAACCATGACAAAGCAGGCGGATGGTAGCATCGTTTTTGCGAGCCAGCACATTACAGGGGGCAAAACATACGTGATACACGCCCTGCTCGTTAAGCTGATGGGTGAGTTCTACCAGATCGCGCAACGTGTTGTTGGCAAAATCCTCGCGCGCCACAACAGCCGGATTCTCGTTCAGCAGCTGCTCGAAAGTAACAAAGTTACCCACCTCAACCGCTATGGCATAAACACCACCGTCGCCCTCGTTGGGCACAAAGTGCAACTGGTGCTTATCCTTTACCTTATCCATATCGGCAGCCTCGGTACGCACACAATTACTAAAGGCGACATGATCGGCCACCTCGTCGTGGAACTCCACGAAGTTAGAGTACTTTCCATCGATCAACCGCTTGTAGAAGTAACCGTAGGGAAGACGGACTTTCGTGGTTTTTCTAACGTCACGCGTTTCTAATAATTCCTCGAAATTCATCGTAAGCTCACAATTTTGCTGCAAAAGTAAACAAATAAATCGAAAAAAAGCACGATTTAAAAATATTTTAGTAACTTTGCACCGCAAAATAATGAAATAGTAAATTGTCAAATCGTAAAATAGAAAGATGCCTGAGATATCAGTTCGCGGACTAGAGATGCCCGAGTCGCCTATCAGAAAACTCGCCCCTCTCGCTGTAGCCGCTAAGAAAAGAGGTACCAAGGTGTACCATCTGAACATCGGTCAGCCTGACCTGCCAACACCGCAAGTTGGACTCGACGCCCTGAAGCAGATAGATCGCAGTATCCTGGAGTATTCACCCTCGCAGGGTTATCAGAGCTATCGCGAAAAGTTGGTAGACTATTATGCTAAGTACAATATCAACGTAACAGCTGATGATATCATCATTACCAGTGGTGGTAGCGAGGCGGTGCTGTTTGCATTCCTGAGCTGCCTGAATCCTGGCGATGAGATTATCGTACCAGAGCCTGCTTACGCCAACTATATGGCCTTTGCCATTTCGGCAGGAGCCAAAATCCGCACTATTGCCACTACCATCGAGGAGGGTTTCTCGCTCCCCAAGGTAGAGAAATTCGAGGAGCTGATTAATGAGCGCACACGCGCTATTATGATATGTAACCCCAACAACCCAACGGGTTATCTGTACACACGCCGCGAAATGAACCAGATTCGTGACTTGGTGAAGAAGTACGATCTGTATCTCTTCTCCGACGAGGTGTATCGTGAGTACATCTACACTGGCTCGCCTTATATTTCGGCTTGCCATCTGGAGGGTATCGAACAGAACGTGATCCTGATCGACTCAGTATCTAAGCGTTACTCAGAGTGTGGTATCCGTATCGGCGCCCTGATTACCAAGAACGCTGAGGTACGTAAGGCCGTAATGAAGTTCTGTCAGGCTCGCCTCTCTCCCCCACTCATCGGACAGATTGTGGCCGAGGCTTCGCTGGATGCCCCTGAGGAATACTATCGCGACGTGTACGACGAGTACGTTGAGCGCCGTAAGTGCCTGATCGACGGACTGAACCGCATTCCTGGTGTTTACTCACCTATCCCTATGGGTGCTTTCTACACCGTAGCTAAGTTGCCTGTAGATGATGCCGAGAAGTTCTGCCGTTGGTGCCTGTCGGAGTTTGAGTACGAGGGCGAGACTGTGATGATGGCCCCAGCAGCCGGATTCTACACCACCCCAGGTGCAGGTATCAATCAGGTACGTATCGCCTACGTATTACAGAAGAAAGACCTTGAGCGCGCACTTATCGTATTGCGCAAGGCACTCGAAGCTTACCCAGGACGAGTGGATGAGGACTAAAAATTGAAGGATTGAAGTTTTGAATTTTCCTCTATACATAGCCAAAAGAATATATAGCGATCAGGGCGACAAACGAAAAGTGAGTCGCCCAGCTATTCGTATAGCCACCATCGGCGTAGCTATCGGACTGGCTGTGATGATAGTAACGGTAAGCGTGGTACTTGGTTTTAAGCATACCATCCGCGACAAGGTGGTGGGCTTTGGCAGTCATATCCAGGTACATAATATCATGAACTACAATGGTTCTGATCCTCACCCTATCTGCGCCAACGACAGCTTGATGAAGGCTGTTGGCAAGCTGCCAGGTGTGGCCAAAGCCGAACGCTTCAGCATGACGCAGGGTATCCTGAAAACCGACGAGGATTTCTTGGGAATAGCCATCAAAGGTATCGCCGAAGAATACGACACCACCTTTCTGAGTCAGCACCTTATAGCAGGAAACATCACTTCATTCAGCGATAAAACAAGCAAGTATAAATTACTGGTTTCCAAGATGATAGCAGACAAGATGCGCCTTAAGGTTGGCGACAAGGTATTTGGCTATTTCATCGATAATCAGGATGTTCGCACGCGTAAGTTCACCATCAGCGGCATTTACCAGACAAACATGACGCGCTTCGATGAGACGCTGTGTTTTACCGACCTGCATACCGCCAACAAACTGAACGGCTGGACCGATAATCAGGCTACTGGTATTGAGGTGCTGGTGAAGGATTTCGAGAAGGTGAACGAAACAGCCAACCAGTTTATCGACAACATTAACCGCACCAGCGACGAGCAGGGCAACTCGCTCACATCCGAGACCATTTACGAGTTGTATCCACAGGTATTCTCGTGGTTGGAGCTGCTTGATATCAACGTATGGATTATCCTGGCACTGATGGTTTGCGTGGCAGGCTTCACAATGATTAGCGGTTTGCTCATCATCATTCTGGAGCGCACACAGATGATTGGTATCCTGAAGGCCTTAGGCGCCCGCAACAAGACTGTTCGCCACACGTTCCTGTGGTTCTCGGTATTCATCATCGGTCAGGGATTGTTCTGGGGTAACATTGTGGGTATCGGCATCGTTCTGCTCCAAAAATACACAGGTTTTATCACCCTCGACCCACAAACCTACTATGTGAGCGAGGCTCCCATGGAGCTGAATCTGCCATTGGTAGCACTCATCAACATAGCCACTTTGTTGATCTGTGTGTTTGTTCTGATAGCACCAAGTTACTTGATTTCGCACATTCATCCAGCGAAATCTATGAGATACGAGTAAATTTTTAAAAAATTGCACAAAAACATTTGGTAGTGTGCAAAAAATGAATTACCTTTGCACAAAATTTCAAAAATTGTGCAGTTTTAATGAAAGAATTTAGCAGTTTTAATGCTTTAATACAGAAAGCGATTGTAGACAACTGGAATCAAGATGCCCTAACTGATTATCAGGGCATCACGCTTCAGTATCACGACGTTGCACGCAAAATTGAGAAACTCCACATATTATTCGAGAACAGCGATGTAGTAAAGGGCGACAAGATTGCCATTTGCGGTCGCAACTCTGCCCATTGGGCTGTTGCGTTCTTAGCTACACTCACCTATGGTGCAGTTGCCGTACCCATCCTGCATGAGTTTAACGGCGAGCAGATTCAGAATATTGTGAATCACTCAGGCGCTCGTCTGCTGTTTGTAGGCGATTTTGCGGTTAAGACTATCGACGCTGAAGCCATGCCTGCTTTGGAGGCTATCTTTAACTTGCCCGATTTCTCGCTTCACGTATCGCGATCTGAGAAGATAACATACGCACGCGAACATCTTAATATGATGTTTGGTAGCAAGTTCCCCAAAGCATTCCGTGCCGAACATGTAAAATACCATGAGGATACGGCCGAAGAGTTGTCGATGATTAACTACACCAGCGGTACAACGGGCTTTTCGAAAGGCGTGATGCTGCCCTACCGCGCTATTTGGAGTAACGTAGAGTTTTGTTTGCGAGTACTTGGTCGCAACGTAAAGGCCGGCGACAACATGCTGAGCATTCTGCCTATGGCACACATGTATGGTATGACCGTTGAGTTCCTGTTCGGATTCTGCAACGGTTGCCATCTGTTCTTCCTTACTCGCCTGCCGAGTCCGGCTATCATTGC is a genomic window of Xylanibacter ruminicola 23 containing:
- a CDS encoding EFR1 family ferrodoxin (N-terminal region resembles flavodoxins. C-terminal ferrodoxin region binds two 4Fe-4S clusters.); this translates as MIFYFTGTGNTKWVAKQISEAIGEELFYIPDLIRKGQNQFELKQNETIGFCFPTHGWQPPKIVREFIKKLIINYQLSAPAPLACKARTVNCYCWALTTCGDNIGETMTILNKDLATIGLQATTQFAVVMPESYVCLPFMYTDTEEKEHAKINQARKMLPHIISVIRERTTGVEELVKGGTPRLYSYVIGAYFNARMVNDKKFTVDEDVCIKCGKCIKVCPVDNIQGTPPEWIHNGRCTSCLACYHYCPVHAINFGKITRKRDQYYFNKRGDQKS
- a CDS encoding DUF4494 domain-containing protein, giving the protein MRSRTATWFECKIRYEKVTEDGLQRKVNENYVVDALSFSEAETRVTEEMSSYISGEFEVADIKKAAYKEVFFTDDNIADKWYKAKLQFITIDEKTEKEKRSTVNYLVQAGSMNGAMKNIDEVMGGTMIDYVVSSVAETTLMDVYEYGKKNDKPEYEQQ
- a CDS encoding DUF4840 domain-containing protein, producing MKALKIFSVACCMAAVCLTSCIGDDSSEVKNLTQGEIATCLNAVRGTHLGKVYYSAPTQKDVNNVDSVDISWTISTDSTMTIHDFPARLLAHNIDSVSTQGKELRAALQACPDQDIDCYIGFMKISPIYWLINPKAPKYTVKLNDGEHKVQVAFYSTNTYSSGIYNTSTKEFSMEIIEGAIYMDDKLTSYLSKDTPFVFYRNK
- a CDS encoding YggS family pyridoxal phosphate-dependent enzyme, with product MDYDVKSHLHEVLDTLPQGVRLVAISKYHPNEYIEAAYEEGQRVFGESHEQELRQKHQSLPQDIEWHFIGHLQTNKVKYIAPYVTMIEAVDSLKLLREINKQAEKCGRRIKVLLELHIAEEATKYGLTLDACRELLAAGEWREMQHVQICGLMMMASFVNDEAQIRQEMQTARDFFDEVKAQYFADDDAFCERSWGMSDDYPIALQTGSTMIRVGTKIFGPRVY
- a CDS encoding ABC transporter permease; the protein is MNFPLYIAKRIYSDQGDKRKVSRPAIRIATIGVAIGLAVMIVTVSVVLGFKHTIRDKVVGFGSHIQVHNIMNYNGSDPHPICANDSLMKAVGKLPGVAKAERFSMTQGILKTDEDFLGIAIKGIAEEYDTTFLSQHLIAGNITSFSDKTSKYKLLVSKMIADKMRLKVGDKVFGYFIDNQDVRTRKFTISGIYQTNMTRFDETLCFTDLHTANKLNGWTDNQATGIEVLVKDFEKVNETANQFIDNINRTSDEQGNSLTSETIYELYPQVFSWLELLDINVWIILALMVCVAGFTMISGLLIIILERTQMIGILKALGARNKTVRHTFLWFSVFIIGQGLFWGNIVGIGIVLLQKYTGFITLDPQTYYVSEAPMELNLPLVALINIATLLICVFVLIAPSYLISHIHPAKSMRYE
- a CDS encoding NUDIX hydrolase, giving the protein MMSDNSEELFPVVADDGSVIGSATRGECHSGSRLLHPVVHLHVFNSKGEVYLQRRPEWKDIQPGKWDTSVGGHIDYGETPEQALVREVREELGITDFKPERVGMYVFESARERELVYVHRTVYDGPVTPSASELDGGRFWSIQEIRLAMGRGFLTPNFESEFRKFFLA
- a CDS encoding pyridoxal phosphate-dependent aminotransferase, yielding MPEISVRGLEMPESPIRKLAPLAVAAKKRGTKVYHLNIGQPDLPTPQVGLDALKQIDRSILEYSPSQGYQSYREKLVDYYAKYNINVTADDIIITSGGSEAVLFAFLSCLNPGDEIIVPEPAYANYMAFAISAGAKIRTIATTIEEGFSLPKVEKFEELINERTRAIMICNPNNPTGYLYTRREMNQIRDLVKKYDLYLFSDEVYREYIYTGSPYISACHLEGIEQNVILIDSVSKRYSECGIRIGALITKNAEVRKAVMKFCQARLSPPLIGQIVAEASLDAPEEYYRDVYDEYVERRKCLIDGLNRIPGVYSPIPMGAFYTVAKLPVDDAEKFCRWCLSEFEYEGETVMMAPAAGFYTTPGAGINQVRIAYVLQKKDLERALIVLRKALEAYPGRVDED